In a genomic window of Phaeodactylum tricornutum CCAP 1055/1 chromosome 6, whole genome shotgun sequence:
- a CDS encoding predicted protein yields the protein MTVQTNEQLQDELDALNAQITKQGSAVRELKKAGDADAVAEAVAKLQALKINAAEMGKSLVSDEPEFNRKAFDELVLRKMFVVPSFEIHGGVKGLFDLGPPACSLKAAMIDLWRKHFVLAESMLEMECTCLTPEAVLKTSGHVDRFTDLMVKDPQTAECFRADKLLEDAIDSLLEANPTMPVEEREDHLRIQRQADAFSPTELDELLIKYDCKGPSGEAYTPSFPFNLMFKTSIGPEGTSVGYLRPETAQGLFVNYRRLLDLNAGKMPFAAAQIGLGFRNEIAPRSGLLRVREFCMGEIEHFVNPKDKSHPNFKSVTDKELVLFGRDDQLGSGKTKTIACGEAVESGLINNETLAYFMARTQLYMEKIGMDPQRLRFRQHLATEMAHYAADCWDLEIKSSYGWQECVGHADRACYDLEVHSRATKTSMVATQKVDPPQEMEVAKLKFDRKLLGQAFKGDQRVVSGMLESLAESWTDFEPIATKLENDGKTTVEGFEITKEMMTWTKQKKTVHEIKFTPSVIEPSFGMGRILYSLLEHSFYQRESDEQRVVMRFTPQVAPEKCAVLPISSNPECNEIVDDIARDLMDSDLATRVDKSTAAIGRRYSRSDELGIPFAVTVDFDTLNDGTVTLRERDSTVQVRLPKNDINYLLFQIVHSRMTWEDVMKKYPVVSTGDDTEVAAEDAVTVVEQTSRGAFRRPAQPK from the exons ATGACTGTCCAGACGAACGAACAACTTCAAGATGAACTGGACGCTCTAAACGCTCAGATTACCAAACAGGGTAGCGCAGTCCGGGAGCTTAAGAAGGCCGGTGACGCAGACGCCGTCGCGGAGGCCGTGGCCAAGCTTCAAGCACTCAAGATCAATGCAGCGGAAATGGGCAAGAGCCTCGTCTCGGATGAGCCCGAATTCAACCGAAAGGCGTTCGACGAGCTTGTATTGCGGAAAATGTTTGTGGTACCCTCGTTCGAGATTCATGGGGGTGTGAAGGGTCTCTTTGATTTGGGTCCTCCAGCTTGCTCTCTCAAG GCTGCCATGATCGATCTGTGGCGCAAGCATTTCGTACTTGCTGAAAGTATGCTGGAGATGGAATGCACCTGTTTGACCCCCGAGGCCGTCCTCAAGACAAGTGGTCACGTGGACCGTTTCACAGATCTCATGGTAAAAGATCCGCAGACAGCGGAATGCTTTAGGGCTGACAAGCTCTTGGAAGATGCCATCGATTCGTTGCTGGAAGCCAACCCGACAATGCCGGTGGAAGAACGGGAAGATCACCTTCGTATTCAGCGACAGGCGGACGCCTTTTCGCCTACCGAATTAGACGAACTTTTGATTAAGTACGATTGCAAGGGACCTTCCGGTGAAGCCTATACACCGTCTTTTCCCTTCAATCTCATGTTCAAGACCAGCATTGGCCCGGAAGGTACTTCGGTAGGTTACTTGCGTCCAGAGACAGCCCAAGGATTGTTTGTCAACTACCGTCGGCTTTTGGACTTGAATGCTGGAAAAATGCCTTTCGCCGCTGCCCAAATTGGTTTAGGATTTCGCAACGAGATTGCCCCACGTTCAGGCCTTTTGCGTGTGCGCGAATTTTGTATGGGAGAGATTGAACATTTCGTCAATCCTAAAGACAAATCGCACCCAAATTTTAAATCTGTCACCGATAAAGAGCTGGTTCTTTTTGGTAGAGATGATCAACTGGGCAGCGGAAAGACCAAAACAATTGCCTGCGGTGAAGCCGTTGAGAGTGGCTTGATCAACAACGAAACTTTGGCTTATTTCATGGCGCGCACACAGCTCTACATGGAAAAGATCGGCATGGATCCCCAGCGTTTGCGTTTCCGCCAGCATTTGGCTACCGAAATGGCTCATTATGCCGCCGATTGCTGGGATCTGGAAATCAAATCAAGTTATGGCTGGCAAGAATGCGTTGGACACGCTGATCGCGCTTGCTACGATCTCGAGGTGCACAGCAGGGCAACCAAGACCTCTATGGTGGCCACTCAGAAAGTTGATCCACcacaagaaatggaagtTGCCAAACTCAAGTTTGATCGAAAGTTGCTCGGTCAAGCCTTCAAAGGTGATCAACGCGTGGTGTCCGGTATGCTCGAGTCGTTGGCCGAAAGTTGGACGGACTTTGAGCCTATTGCGACGAAATTGGAAAACGATGGAAAGACGACGGTGGAGGGTTTTGAGATCACTAAAGAAATGATGACTTGGACGAAGCAGAAAAAGACAGTTCACGAAATTAAGTTTACTCCCTCCGTAATCGAACCTTCGTTTGGGATGGGGCGTATCTTGTATTCGCTATTGGAGCATTCCTTCTACCAGCGCGAATCGGACGAGCAGCGCGTAGTTATGAGGTTTACTCCGCAGGTGGCCCCTGAAAAATGTGCAGTATTGCCGATCAGCAGCAATCCTGAGTGCAACGAAATCGTTGATGACATTGCTCGTGACTTAATGGACAGCGACTTGGCTACTAGAGTTGACAAGTCTACGGCAGCGATTGGTCGTCGCTACTCTCGTTCTGACGAGCTCGGTATCCCTTTTGCCGTGACGGTGGATTTCGATACTCTCAACGACGGAACCGTGACGCTCCGTGAACGCGATTCCACAGTTCAGGTTCGCCTCCCCAAAAATGACATTAACtaccttctttttcaaatagTTCACAGCCGCATGACTTGGGAGGACGTCATGAAGAAGTATCCTGTTGTTTCAACTGGTGATGATACTGAGGTAGCCGCGGAAGACGCTGTAACTGTAGTTGAGCAGACGTCTCGTGGCGCATTCCGGCGGCCGGCCCAGCCTAAGTAG
- the Rab5c gene encoding predicted protein (Rab-type small GTPase, ortholog of T. pseudonana TPS_100077), with translation MTAAKCRDDVTNEFHPFQEATIGVSFLSKTVICIDTNKAIKLKIWDTAGQERYQSLTPLYFRGAGAAILVYDICRRHSKHLAIPDNRSVSEEEAREFSRSISAYYTETSARNNQNIAELFQELARQSAATLVNEDSLTVNDNTVDFSASEVPKKTCCL, from the exons ATGACTGCAGCGAAATGTAGGGACGATGTCACG AATGAGTTTCATCCGTTTCAAGAAGCAACGATCGGAGTCAGCTTTCTCAGCAAAACCGTCATCTGTATTGATACGAACAAAGCCATCAAATTGAAAATATGGGATACCGCAGGTCAAGAACGCTATCAGTCTTTGACCCCACTATATTTCCGAGGCGCCGGGGCTGCCATTCTTGTATACGACATTTGCCGCCGACATTC AAAACATCTTGCTATTC CGGACAATAGATCCGTgagcgaagaagaagcccGAGAGTTTTCGCGCTCTATTAGTGCTTACTACACGGAAACGTCGGCCCGCAACAATCAGAATATAGCGGAACTCTTTCAAGAGCTAGCGCGTCAATCAGCCGCCACGCTTGTTAACGAAGActcgcttacagttaacgaCAACACCGTAGATTTTAGTGCAAGTGAGGTACCAAAAAAAACATGTTGCCTCTGA
- a CDS encoding predicted protein, translated as MRLQKLTLPVFLCIATVSAFSLLTQCGVSRPIPTDRHSAYLPWLIEAGRHNTRLNAVDEDAWNGGIVSGQDGKIGGCSILLQEGKLTDWEVVIDGVEADLGRFSEAIYKKLMQDAKQQRFQGFRPGTIPPHLEPTYRAFAMDECARETVLEAMQQNNIRPFDSTQVEMTISNIKIPPVTEKKKKSTKRKKAAQDAAAIQEESQSEEPLWRDFATMKEAINAGWRPGQSFSFVARGVRGQQVKGEEETQRARPLGLDY; from the coding sequence ATGCGCCTACAAAAATTGACACTTCCTGTGTTCTTGTGCATTGCGACGGTGTCCGCCTTTTCGCTACTCACACAGTGTGGAGTATCGAGGCCAATACCCACGGACAGGCATAGCGCCTACCTGCCGTGGTTGATAGAAGCTGGACGGCATAACACGCGGCTAAACgcggtggacgaagacgcATGGAATGGTGGGATTGTCTCCGGACAGGACGGGAAAATTGGCGGGTGCTCAATTTTACTACAAGAAGGGAAACTGACCGATTGGGAAGTTGTCATTGACGGTGTGGAGGCAGATCTCGGGCGGTTCAGTGAGGCTATCTACAAGAAACTTATGCAAGATGCTAAGCAGCAGAGATTCCAAGGTTTTCGACCAGGAACGATACCCCCTCATTTGGAACCCACCTACAGGGCCTTTGCAATGGATGAGTGTGCGCGAGAAACTGTGTTGGAAGCTATGCAACAGAACAATATTCGGCCATTCGACAGTACCCAAGTAGAAATGACAATTTCCAATATAAAGATACCACCAGTcacagaaaagaaaaagaagagcacCAAGCGCAAGAAGGCAGCGCAAGACGCTGCGGCTATCCAAGAAGAATCCCAGTCGGAGGAACCTCTGTGGAGAGACTTTGCTACTATGAAAGAAGCAATCAATGCCGGTTGGAGACCGGGGCAAAGCTTCAGCTTCGTAGCGAGAGGCGTCCGAGGACAACAGGTGAAGGGCGAAGAAGAGACCCAAAGGGCTAGACCATTGGGGTTAGACTATTAG